The Coregonus clupeaformis isolate EN_2021a chromosome 8, ASM2061545v1, whole genome shotgun sequence genome has a segment encoding these proteins:
- the LOC121572105 gene encoding gastrula zinc finger protein XlCGF57.1-like — protein sequence MSKLQSFHVFLNERLTASAAVEIFGAVEKTVAEYQEENDWLRRLLRIKPEIKLCRIDSLQSSLAVSGEEVPPEQQHCEQEWSPSLEQEDPEPTQIKEEQEELETSQEEERLQGLLDTKDSIFTPSCVKSECDQEDPLWSLTLPQTQTVENRESDSKPVDLKPFGTLTHLKGLNIPCDPPDNQNNVSSHSSAVSSDPVGLDNSPPLDHNPPLDHNPPLDPSPPLQKHCLKPSITSRKIHSCHDCGETFDLKADMQRHVTLTKKRPIECHKKCYNSTCKRNPVEKSCTCPVCCKTLNYKRYLSKHIKNHTGEKPFSCGDCGKSFNRRWNLTMHELTHTVEKPFSCGDCGISFKRKGHLTRHKLIHTGEKRFSCDDCGISFSLKDNLTRHKLIHTGEKSLRCDDCGKSFSFKKNLTMHKLIHTGENPFSCNDCGESFSLMKNLSMHKLIHTGENPFSCDDCGISFSLKKNLVRHKRIHTGEKPYSCDDCGKSFSRKGDLGKHVRTHTGEKPFICGDCGKSFSQNGDLRKHERIHTGEKQFSCGDCGKCFNQKGNLTNHIRTHTGEKPFSCGDCGKSFNVRGNLNAHKLTHTEEKQHGRSVW from the exons ATGTCAAAACTACAGTCGTTTCATGTGTTTTTAAATGAGCGTTTAACGGCGTCTGCTGCTGTGGAGATTTTCGGGGCAGTTGAGAAAACGGTAGCGGAGTACCAGGAGGAGAATGAttggctaaggagactgctgcgGATCAAACCGGAGATAAAATTATGTAGAATAG ACTCCCTCCAgtcctctctcgctgtctctggagaggaggttccccctgagcagcagcactgtgagcaggagtggagccccagtctggagcaggaggacccagagcccacacagattaaagaggaacaggaggaactTGAGACCAGTCAGGAGGAAGAGCGGCTTCAAGGGCTCTTAGATACCAAAGACTCCATATTCACTCCTTCCTGTGTGAAAAGTGAATGTGATCAGGAGGACCCACTTTGGTCCTTGACTCTTCCCCAAACCCAGActgtggagaacagagagagtgactCTAAACCAGTAGATCTTAAACCTTTTGGCACTTTGACTCATCTAAAGGGTCTCAACATTCCCTGTGACCCTCCAGATAATCAAAACAATGTCTCTAGCCACAGCTCAGCCGTAAGCAGTGACCCAGTAGGACTGGACAACAGCCCACCATTGGATCACAACCCACCATTGGATCACAACCCACCATTGGATCCCAGCCCACCATTGCAGAAACATTGTTTGAAACCCAGCATCACATCTAGAAAAATTCACAGCTGCCATGACTGTGgtgaaacatttgatttgaaagctGACATGCAGAGACATGTGACTCTCACCAAGAAGAGACCCATTGAATGCCACAAAAAATGCTACAACTCCACCTGTAAACGGAATCCCGTGGAGAAATCCTGTACCTGCCCCGTTTGTTGCAAGACCTTGAATTACAAAAGATATCTGTCCAAGCACATAAAgaatcacacaggagagaaaccatttagctgtggtgactgtgggaaaagcttcaatCGAAGGTGGAACCTAACCATGCACGAACTGACTCACACAGTTGAGAAACCATTTAGTTGTGGTGACTGTGGGATAAGCTTCAAACGGAAGGGGCACCTAACCAGGCATAAACTGATTCACACAGGTGAGAAACGTTTTAGCTGTGATGACTGTGGGATAAGCTTCAGTCTCAAGGATAACTTAACCAGGCATAAActgattcacacaggagagaaatctttaCGCTGTgatgactgtgggaaaagcttcagtTTCAAGAAGAATCTAACAATGCATAAActgattcacacaggagagaacccATTTAGCTGTAATGACTGTGGGGAAAGCTTCAGTCTCATGAAGAATCTATCCATGCATAAActgattcacacaggagagaacccATTTAGCTGTGATGACTGTGGGATTAGCTTCAGTCTCAAAAAGAACTTAGTCAGGCATAAAcggattcacacaggagagaaaccatataGCTGTGATGACTGCGGGAAAAGCTTCAGTCGGAAAGGAGACCTAGGGAAGCATGTacggactcacacaggagagaaaccatttatcTGTGGTGATTGCGGGAAAAGCTTCAGTCAGAATGGAGACCTACGGAAGCATGAAcggattcacacaggagagaaacaatTTAGCTGTGGTGATTGTGGGAAGTGCTTCAATCAGAAGGGAAACCTAACCAATCATATtcggactcacacaggagagaaaccgtttagctgtggtgactgtgggaaaagcttcaatGTCAGGGGGAACCTAAATGCTCATAAACTGACTCACACAGAAGAGAAACAACATGGCCGCTCAGTCTGGTGA